One Onychomys torridus chromosome 17, mOncTor1.1, whole genome shotgun sequence genomic window carries:
- the LOC118597773 gene encoding E3 ubiquitin-protein ligase TRIM7-like — protein sequence MSSPTTFVRGSEEPEAERADLQAEAHCPVCKKYFKDPVTIECGHNFCLTCIRELWKDLKDRFPCPVCHFNCPERSFQRNEQLGKMTQGATPLPERKSKKRKLEEECSCETRQKLPAISCQEDQQLPAPSCQEDQQLPATSCQEDQQLQPLATSCEEDQQLLATSCQEHQQLQPLATSCQEHQQLQPLATSCQEDQQLQLPATSCQEDQQLQLPATSCQEDQQLQLLAISCQEDQQLQLPATSCQEDQQLQLLAISWEEDQQLPATCHQEDQQLPATSCQEDQQLPATSRQEDQQHPATSRQEDQQHPATSCQEDQQLPATSCQEDQQLQLPATSRQEDQQLPATSCQEDQQLPATSCQEDQQLPATSCQEDQQLPATSCQEDQQLPATSCQEDQQLQLPATSCQEDQQLPATSCQEDQQLPATSCQEDQEVPRPPCSLSSSHTRHCVWPIEDAARCPREYIEWYVKLWREKVEPAEKILATQRRRSLELKKWAERRREELTLEYHQYRSFLHSERQNMLEQLQNEESAERAKLQENLAKFSDHIDSLKCLWRKVKSKYVRPELELLTGLKDCYERPDSLKCPGILSFELKEYGYRFPPQCAGLDRIIKRFHVNVLLDPKTAHYKLKVSEDKKTVQYGGGKQRLPYSTQRFRQYPVVLGSEGYSSGRQYWEVDVACKYDWMLGVCKEPFPRSRPRNSNNTLQQYSVQDGLWGVGLNSWENYFALGHEKISLLPNVAPSRVGIFLDSEMHEVSFYNLCDKSLLYSFSDCASGALWPYFYVGCHFIPLKICTVKEPEP from the coding sequence ATGTCCTCTCCCACAACCTTTGTGCGAGGCTCTGAGGAGCCGGAAGCAGAGCGAGCTGACCTCCAAGCAGAGGCCCACTGTCCAGTCTGTAAGAAGTACTTCAAGGACCCGGTGACCATCGAGTGTGGGCATAACTTCTGTCTCACCTGCATCCGTGAATTATGGAAGGATCTAAAGGATCGTTTTCCCTGCCCTGTTTGCCACTTTAACTGTCCAGAAAGGAGTTTTCAGAGAAATGAACAGCTGGGCAAGATGACCCAAGGTGCCACGCCGCTCCctgaaagaaagagcaagaagagAAAGCTGGAAGAGGAGTGTTCCTGTGAGACACGCCAAAAGCTTCCGGCCATTTCCTGCCAGGAGGACCAACAGCTCCCGGCCCCTTCCTGCCAGGAGGACCAACAGCTTCCAGCCACTTCCTGCCAGGAGGACCAACAGCTTCAGCCTTTGGCCACTTCCTGCGAGGAGGACCAACAGCTTCTGGCCACTTCCTGCCAGGAGCATCAACAGCTTCAGCCTCTGGCCACTTCCTGCCAGGAGCATCAACAGCTTCAGCCTCTGGCCACTTCCTGCCAGGAGGACCAACAGCTTCAGCTCCCGGCCACTTCCTGCCAGGAGGACCAACAGCTTCAGCTTCCGGCCACTTCCTGCCAGGAGGACCAACAGCTTCAGCTCCTGGCCATTTCCTGCCAGGAGGACCAACAGCTTCAGCTTCCGGCCACTTCCTGCCAGGAGGACCAACAGCTTCAGCTCCTGGCCATTTCCTGGGAGGAGGACCAACAACTTCCAGCCACTTGCCACCAGGAGGACCAACAGCtcccagccacttcctgccaGGAGGATCAACAGCTCCCAGCCACTTCCCGCCAGGAGGACCAACAGCACCCGGCCACTTCCCGCCAGGAGGACCAACAGCACCCGGCCACTTCCTGCCAGGAGGACCAACAGCTCCCGGCCACTTCCTGCCAGGAGGACCAACAGCTCCAGCTCCCGGCCACTTCCCGCCAGGAGGACCAACAGCTCCCGGCCACTTCCTGCCAGGAGGACCAACAGCTCCCGGCCACTTCCTGCCAGGAGGACCAACAGCTCCCGGCCACTTCCTGCCAGGAGGACCAACAGCTCCCGGCCACTTCCTGCCAGGAGGACCAACAGCTCCCGGCCACTTCCTGCCAGGAGGACCAACAGCTCCAGCTCCCGGCCACTTCCTGCCAGGAGGACCAACAGCTCCCGGCCACTTCCTGCCAGGAGGACCAACAGCTCCCGGCCACTTCCTGCCAGGAGGACCAAGAGGTTCCCCGTCCACCATGCAGCCTCTCCTCGAGTCACACGAGGCACTGTGTTTGGCCCATAGAGGATGCCGCCCGCTGTCCTCGGGAATATATTGAGTGGTATGTTAAGCTGTGGAGGGAGAAGGTGGAGCCGGCTGAGAAAATACTCGCCACACAAAGGAGGAGGTCCCTAGAACTGAAGAAGTGGGCAGAGCGCAGACGAGAAGAGCTGACGCTTGAATACCACCAGTATAGGTCGTTTCTCCACAGTGAACGCCAGAACATGCTTGAGCAGTTACAAAATGAAGAGTCGGCTGAAAGGGCCAAACTACAGGAAAACCTGGCAAAGTTCTCAGACCACATTGATTCGTTGAAGTGTCTGTGGAGGAAGGTAAAGAGCAAGTATGTAAGGCCAGAACTGGAATTGCTGACAGGGCTTAAAGATTGCTATGAGAGGCCCGATAGCCTCAAATGCCCTGGTATACTCTCATTTGAACTGAAAGAGTATGGCTACCGGTTTCCTCCACAGTGTGCTGGCTTGGACAGAATTATCAAGCGATTTCACGTTAATGTACTTCTGGATCCTAAGACGGCACACTATAAACTTAAGGTCTCCGAAGATAAAAAAACTGTACAATACGGAGGAGGAAAGCAAAGGTTACCGTATAGCACACAAAGATTTCGACAGTACCCTGTGGTTCTGGGGTCTGAAGGATATAGTTCTGGCAGACAGTACTGGGAGGTAGATGTGGCATGCAAATATGACTGGATGTTGGGGGTCTGTAAGGAGCCCTTCCCCAGGAGCAGGCCTAGGAACAGCAACAATACTTTGCAACAGTACTCAGTGCAGGACGGATTATGGGGAGTTGGGCTAAATTCCTGGGAAAATTATTTTGCACTGGGCCATGAGAAAATCAGTCTTTTGCCCAATGTAGCACCTAGTAGGGTTGGAATTTTTTTAGACTCTGAAATGCATGAGGTTTCATTTTACAATTTGTGTGATAAGTCCCTTCTGTACAGCTTTAGCGACTGCGCTAGCGGTGCCCTTTGGCCTTATTTCTACGTTGGATGTCACTTCATACCCCTGAAAATCTGCACAGTCAAAGAACCTGAGCCCTAA